In Monodelphis domestica isolate mMonDom1 chromosome 1, mMonDom1.pri, whole genome shotgun sequence, the sequence AGAGGTAAAAGGAACCTTCTAGGTCATTTAATTTatgcctttccttttatttttattcattatttatttatttttaaaatttaaacccttaccttctgtcttggaatcaatactgtgtattggttccaaggcagaagagtggtaagggctaggcaatgggggttaagtgacttgcccagggtcacacagctgggaagtgtctgaggccatatttgaacccaggacctcccatctctgggcctgactctcaagctacccagctgccccctctgtcttctgtttagatgaagaaattgagattgaGAGGGAAAATCACTTCCCTAAGAGCATACTGGTAGTTAGAGGTGAAGGTGGCATTAGATGCCTGGGCTTCAGTCCTCTTTCCAGTATTAAGGGATGGGGATATGGCCTTGGTCCAGGAGATCTGTAGCTGGCAAGAGCTTATGACCCTTCTATAGGCCAGAGCAAAAGCCCTAAGGAATGTAGGCTGGAGCATGTAGCCCAACACTCTTTGTCCCTCCAACTCCCATGCCCAATCTTCCTTTCCCAGCTCCATTGTTCCCTCTCATCCTGTCCCACAGACTTTCAGTTGCTCCCTTCTCCTCATCCACCTTCTCTactattccttcctctctcttcttctgtttACTCAATCTCTGTAGAAAGTGCAAATTAATAGTGCAAAGGGAATGGTGGgggaggttttttgtttgtcaAAAGCAGATGAACTGTTTTTCAGAACCTTAGAACACATGGACAATTGAAATGTTCATTATGAAGCATTTTCCTTATTAAAGCAAAGCTCTTTAGAGACTTTGTTGATCAGTGGGGTTGATTTCCTGGGCTGACCTGTGGTCTTTCACTTGCTTATGAGTGTTTGCTAATTCAGGTTTGTCACTGATTCAAGACTATTCCTCTTATCCAGGACATGCTGATAAGCCAGAGAACTCTTGCAGGATGAAAAGACTTCATCACACAATCCTGACAATCAGAGGACGTCATGCCCAACTCCCAGCACGGTCACTAGAGTTCCTGCTGTCAATAGTTTCTGTGGAGTCTTTCTCCATATTGAATTTCCTCATGCAAAATGCTTGGAATTAATGGCTTGTGTCATGATATCACAGCAGATGAATTATAAATGTCTTCAGTTCCTCTTAGATTAAAGGACTTCCCTCTTTGGAAACTAGAAACTGGTGGTGTTACCTGGGGAATTACCTGAGAATTGTTATGaaattctcattttctcattcagacttttgttttccttttaaaagtgGGGATGTTTGTCCTTTTGGTGAGCCATCAAAACCAATAAGATTCATCATCTGGTGGCCAACTTTCAAAAATGAACACTGACTGTGCTTCCTTTATAGCTCCTTTTGGCCCCAAAGCACAcgggaggtgcttaataaatcctctttttttttttttttaaactcaccttccatcttggaatcaatactgtgtattggttccaaggcagaagagcaataagggctaggcagtgagggttaagtgacttgcccagggtcacacggctgggaagtgtctgattaATAAATCCTCTTGACAGACTCTAAATTCAACAAGATCATATATCTTTTGTGCTCTTTTAAAAGGCACATGGATTCCCTGGTAAACTACATCTGAGATATATGGTCTTGGATGACCAATACAAGGCTACTCTAGTTATAGACTATTTCTTGCCTGAGGGACTGAATACagtcttttttaaaagtcctttaaatccaagacagaagagtaagggttaggcaaatggggttaagtgacttgcccagggtcacataattagaaagtgtgtgaggccagatttcaacctaaaatctaaaataagagGAAATGAGCTTTATTAACCATACATCAGGGGATGCTGGTCCATCTTTGTAGGGTTATCCTTGGAGACTCCATAAGTTCCATGGGGACCTCTGACACCCAAATCCTTCTGAAACCTCATAAATTCCTTGGAGAGTCTTTGAAACTCAAAGGCTCTTACAGGAGTGGGAATATGAATTGAAACTTTTGGGGGAATCCCTTTTGGGCCCTCTGTGATGAGTAATGGAAGGGGAATCCTAAATACTCTTCAAAACAAGCCTGTGGATGCAAGAGAGGACATAAGAAGAGGGGCCTCTGGAGGGGGAATGATGGGCACCGTATCAGATGTGGTTTCCTCTGGTTCACTGTCTCTGTCATCCAGGCTCTCGGTGATAGAGGGGATGATTTTGACCACCTTCTCTTCAAAGTGCACCTGCTTTTTTCCAGGCAGCAAATCAGCTGGCTCCAGAACCAGCTCCATCAGTGTGTCTGGAGGCCTGGCTGGGGGAGACTTCTGGTTCCCCTTCAAGATGCTTTTCATACGGACAAAGAGGGAGGTTGGCTCTTCCCTGAAGGAGCTGTGGAAGGTGTATGTTTGCTCGGTATCCCCGTGTCCTGTGGTGCTCACAGCACTAGCAGAGGGGTCTGTGTATTGCTCTGGAGTACaaccagttttgtttttcttacgtTTGCTCAGGAGGAAGTATGCCAGACCAGTGATGATCAGCATAGACCCTGAAAAAGATGGCGAGCATCAGTCACTCTGGAAATAGCATTGTGGAAAATGAAAGCCCATTAGGCACAAAACTTCTGGGGGCCATCACCCTCCTAGTCCCCATCTCTGTGCACCCTCATTCAAAATTCTTTCCCCTTAGTATTAATGCCCAATAGTTTGGATCTCAGCAAAGAAGGGACTTATTCCCCTTCATGTTGACCTGAAAATAATAATTGATGTGTATAAGAACTTAATAGCTTCTACATAGTACAAAGCATTGTCCCATCATCACCATTTATCATAGAAAGTCACAGAGTAGCTAGAAATTCTTAGCGTGGAGTCTGTGAACATATATTTTACTAACTGTATTTGagtagaattggtttcctttgtgatgctatgtattttatttgattcataggtttcaccagaatGCCAAAGTAGTccataataccaaaaaaaaaaaaaggttagaaacccttgatttacaaagtaattttcttGCAACAGAGGCATTTTGCCCTAGTAAATAGAGGACTTATTTCCATAGTAATGATGATATCCATTTCTATGGCACTTTAAGGCTTAGGAGGTACTAATGTCCCTTGGTGTATTAGGCATTAGAAAAAGGAAGGTCTGCATTTGtgtctcacctctgacacattAGTAGTGTGAtgctgggaaaattacttaacctgtCATTACCCTAGGCAAATATTGAAGACTAGAAATTGCTGAGAAGATGCTGACCTTCATTAGTCTAGcagagtgatggcaaacctttaaaAGTGCTGTGCCCAACCCCTCCTTTTCCCCACCCTCCTTTCccacaagggagggaggaagtgctccattgggctgctgggtggaggggcaggtaAAATGAGGAAGGTACTCAAcaagtgtagagagggagagaggagcagctctgcccgagtccccctacctttctagtaacagactttgggagggggagactgtgtgtccacagagagagctctgtgtgctatctttggcacccatgccatagttTCGCCATTCCTGGTCTAGCACAAGTTTCTATTCCCTAGAATTTGTAGgctcatagaatgttagagatgTAAGTAACCAGAGAGATGGTCTAATCCTACTTCTTCATTTAGCTAATGGGGAAATGGAATTCTGAAGAGGTAAAATGAATTTCTGAATGTCTTTACACAGTTGGTAAGcagcagaactgggattcaaacttTTCCACTCATTCCTATATACCTAGGCAGTTAGTAATGATTGACCTAAAAATAGGGTCTAGCAACTGGGACTTGGACTCAAAGAATTGCCACCATTTGAACTCTAGCAGGTAGGAGCATCCAAACTTAGCACTAGATGGTGTCAATAATTAGTTAAATAGGAAACTCTGTGATAATGAGCTTTTTCATCCAATGGATATATACTAGATCAGCTCTTCCTTAACCTTGCTTAGCTCCTTCCCAACAGCAAATTCTCAGTGTCCTCCAGTCTGCTGGCCTCTATCTGGTCTTGTGTTCCTGAGTCCAAGGTCTTTCAGATCCCTCAAttgaatttatattaaaaagcTAGTCTTTTGCCATTCTGCTTCTCCATATTTTAGAATGATGTCTCTGAGTTACAGCATGCCTGTGGATTAGGTGGCTCCCCCTTTGGCTCAGAAGTGAGAGGAAAACCAAAGAAAGTCTCTAAGTAAGATACATTTAGTGTAGGGTCATTCTGTGGTTTACTTAGTAGCTGacttttatattatgtattatattataataaaaaaatcacaTGGTAATTAttctgtaagctccttgatgccagggactatcttttaccactttttttttttatccccagtgcttagcacaatgcctgacacagaaTAAgttcttagtaaatgtttattgattgactgatacagtaaaaaaaaaaaacatttcatttgggactcaagatctgggttcaaatcccacttataACACTTAATATTCATGTGAcctcaggaaaataatttaacctttctgggcttcagttcctTATTAATAAATTGATGAAGTTATCTCAGTTTTAAATCTATTCTCTACTACCCTaagaaatctctttttaaaagtcGAACTGGAGGTCCTAGCTTGGAGAGCTCTCCAAGCTGACTGCATGGAGAgaaatctccaggtgtaacaGTACCTATAAGAACTGTTGAAGAAAGAACATTGTAAATCCTAAAGGGCCCTAGAAATGGATGTCATTATATTGTTATTGTAACTTCTTTCAAATTTGATTACCTTATTTTCTAAAAAGAATTTGCTACTGATTAACTTGATTTTGGTAATCACCAAAACAGTTAAACTCTGCAGaagtttagaatcaatactggataaaaatatttccccacgaagatgctgtttttatttttaggctCCCAAAGGGCTCTGGGCTTTTCCATTAAGGAGGATTGTCTTTCCTAGGAGCCTTCCATTTAGTTAGGATGAGCTATACTAGCTTTCTCTTCACCCCAGGGACCCCAGCCAATCATTTCAGAGCTCTGGTGTATGGCTGGAGAGCTTGGACTGTTCAGTGATTTGGATTTTGAGAGCACTTTGGTACTGTGAATGTAGTATTCCCATTAATACCTGCTAGTGGTCATACCTGGGATGGTCACGTGCCAGACCAGCACTGGATGCAAAAAGCAGGCAACAGAAAGCAGCACATAGCCCAGGAATTTCTGGAAGCAACCCAGCTTGCAGGCCTTTTCCCATAAGACATAGGCCAGAGATTCTGGTTGGCACCTAAGAAAAGACAGGTGAGGATGGGAATGGCCATGGTTGATGGAGCAAATTgcaaaagaagaagggggagggaaaatatTGAGGGAGGAGAGTGGTGGTAAAAGGAGAAGGGGTGAGAAGAGAGTTCAACAGCAAAAGGAAGTGGGAGAGGCAGAGGAGAGTAGGggcaaaggaaaggagaaatgaaaagaaaaaaaggagagaggagaagagaggagaggagaggaggagggaaagagaggaaaggaaagaagaggagaggaggaagggaaaagagaggagaagaaggaggggaagaaagaaagagagtcagagagattAATTTGAGGCAGAGAAACAGACATCACACTGGTGCCTTTGGGAAGAAAGCCTCTCCTTGCTGACACCTGGTGTTTGTGTAGTTGCCTGAACTATTAGAGTGAATATTACCCTCTTTCTCCAATATTTTGTATCTCATTTAAAGACAAGGTTGGGTGACCTCTAGTGGCTAGGGGAGGAAACCCTACAATGTGAGGGTTCAGGGAAACtagaaatatttatcatttttagcaATCCATATTTCTGGCTGGCTAACTGCTCCCTTTTTGCTTGACCTTTCCCCCTTGCCAATATATTTGGAGACTTAAAATCCATCAAtggttcaaacctccagggaagACGGTTAATGATGACCAGACATCAATCAATATTGAATGGAAGCAGTGTGATTTGATTGC encodes:
- the TMEM72 gene encoding transmembrane protein 72, with protein sequence MKRQAFWTGLEYSCRFLGISTAAVLIGVGIETLLQGQFKSLAFYLLFSGTAVSICEGSYFVAKLLSICFRCQPESLAYVLWEKACKLGCFQKFLGYVLLSVACFLHPVLVWHVTIPGSMLIITGLAYFLLSKRKKNKTGCTPEQYTDPSASAVSTTGHGDTEQTYTFHSSFREEPTSLFVRMKSILKGNQKSPPARPPDTLMELVLEPADLLPGKKQVHFEEKVVKIIPSITESLDDRDSEPEETTSDTVPIIPPPEAPLLMSSLASTGLF